Below is a window of Flavobacterium cyclinae DNA.
GAGTTTATGCAACAGCAAAGCATTTTCCAGGTCATGGTGATACTTCAACGGATTCACATCATACATTACCAGTAGTAAATTTCGACAAAAATCGAATAAACGAGGTAGAGTTATATCCGTATAAAGAATTGATTAAAAACGGATTAACTAGTATTATGGTGGCTCATTTGAATGTGCCAAGTTTAGAACCTAGAGCAAATTATCCAACATCCATTTCCTATCCAGTTGTTACGGATATTTTGAAAAAACAACTTCAATTTGAAGGGTTAATTTTTACCGATGCCTTGAATATGAAAGGCGCTAGTAATTTTAAAAAACCGGGTGATATAGATTTAGAAGCCTTTTTGGCCGGAAATGATGTGCTACTTTTTGCTGAAAATGTTCCAGTTGCAGTAAAAAAATTCAAAGAAGCTTATGATAAGGGGACAATTACCGAAGAACGTTTAATGTATTCGGTAAAAAAGATATTATCTTATAAATACAAAGCAAATCTTAATCAATATCAACCAATTAATTTAGATAATTTATACCAAGATTTAAATGCTGTTGAATATGATGCATTAAATTATAAATTATATGAAAATGCAGTAACTGTAATTAAAAATCACGATAAATTAGTTCCGGTACGAGATATTGAAAAAGAGAAAATAGCTTACATCAAATTAGGAAATGATGCATCTGATACTTTTTTGACCCATTTAAGAAATTATGCATCAATAAGCGAAATAACGAATAAAAATTTAGATTCGGTTTTAGTCCAATTGCAAGATTATACAAAAGTAATTATAGGGTATCACAAAGCAGATGGAGCCTGGAAAAATCATAATTTTAGTTTTAAAGAAATGTTGTGGATTAACCAAATTTCGAAGCAAAATGATGTGATTTTAACCTGCTTTACCAAACCATATTCTTTAACTAATTTAAAGAACTTTGAAGATATCGAAACAATTATTGTGGCTTACCAAAACAATCCAATTGCTCAAACTATTGCACCTCAAATTATCTTTGGTTCTATGGGAGCAAAAGGAAAATTACCTGTTTCAATTGATGACGAATTTAAAGTTAATGAAGGAATTGAAACTTTAGAAATCAAACGTTTAGGATTTACAATTCCTGAAAATGTGGGAATGAATTCTAAAGTATTAACAAAAATTGATTCAATTGCTAATTATGCTATTTCAAGAAAAATGACACCTGGTATTCAGGTAGTTGTAGCTCGAAAAGGAAAAGTAATTTACCAAAAGTCATTCGGAAATCACACCTATGAATCCAATCAAAAGGTAAGTAATACTGATGTGTATGATATTGCATCCTTGACGAAAATTATTGCTACATTACCAAACGTAATGAAAGAATTTGATCAAGGGCATTTGACTTTAGAAACGAAGTTAAAAAACATGTTGCCTATAGCTAAAAATTCAAACAAAGCTAATGCTACAATTTTAGATATGCTTACACATCAAGCACGTTTTCAACCTTGGATTCCATTTTACAAAGCCACTTTAGATAGTTTAAACCGACCAAGTACACATTTTTACAGAAGTGAATTTTCTGAAGAATTTCCAACTCCAGTTGCCAATAAATTATTTTTAATTAAAGATTACAATGACACTATTGTAAAAACAATTATAGACAGTGATTTATTACCCAAAAAACAGTATAAATACAGCGATTTCTCTTTTATTTTATTCAAAGAATATTTAGAATTTCACAATAAAAAAACACTAGATGAATTAGCTCATACTAACTTTTTTGCCCCTTTAGGAGCTAATTCAATTATGTATAATCCGTTGAGAAAAATAAATATTAATCATATCGTTCCAACAGAGAACGATACCTATTTTAGACATCAATTAATTCAAGGACATGTTCATGATATGGCAGCCGCTATGCAAGGTGGTATATCGGGGCATGCGGGATTATTTGCTAATGCTTTGGATGTTGCTAAAATGATGCAAATGTATCTTCAAAAAGGAACTTATGGTGGCAAAACGTATATTTCAGAAAACACAATAAATACTTTTAATACATGTTATTTCTGTAAAGATGGAAATAGAAGAGGAGTTGGGTTTGATAAACCCCAATTAGGAAATGAAGGGCCTACATGTGGTTGTGTTTCTTTAACAAGTTTCGGACATACAGGATTTACGGGAACGATGACTTGGGCCGACCCAGAAAAAGAAATTGTTTATGTTTTCTTATCCAATAGAACTTTTCCTGATTCTAACGCTTCAAATAAATTATCGAAGGAAAATATTAGAGAAAATATTCAAAAAGTTATTTACGAAGCGATTGTTGAGTAATTTTTGTAAATTTAGACTATAAACGTATTAACATGACATCAAAAGCAGTAACAGTAGAACAATACATCAATGAAGCTCCTGAAGATAGAAGAGAAGCATTACAAAAACTACGTCATATTATTTTAGAAAATCTTCCAGAAGGTTTTCAAGAAGGAATTGGATATGGAATGATTGGGTATTTTGTACCGCATTCAATCTATCCAGCAGGTTATCATTGTACTCCTGAGTTGCCTTTGCCATTTATGTCTTTTGCAAGTCAAAAAAATAGTATTAATTTCTATCACATGGGAATTTATGCCAATCCTGAATTGTATGATTGGTTTGTAACTGAATACCCAAAACATTCAAAACAAAAATTAGATATTGGTAAAAGTTGTTTGCGCATCAAAAAACCAGAGAATATTCCGTTTGAATTAATTGGGGAATTAGTAAAAAAAGTTACTGTTGCAGATTGGATAGCTACTTACGAAGCAGCTTTTAAAAAATAATTTAACGTATGTTTTAGAGTTACCAATATTAGAAATGGTAATTTTATTTCAAAATTTATAGAAATGAAAATCGCTATTGTTTGTTATCCTACATTTGGTGGAAGTGGAGTAGTGGCTACAGAATTAGGTTTGGAATTAGCCAAAAGAGGACATGATATCCACTTCATTACATACAGTCAACCTGTGCGTTTGGCATTGTTAAATCCGAATGTACATTACCATGAAGTTCACGTTCCTGAATATCCATTATTTCATTATCAGCCTTATGAGTTAGCCCTTTCTAGTAAGTTAGTTGATATGGTGAAATTGTATAAAATAGATGTTTTACACGTTCATTATGCTATTCCTCATGCTTATGCAGGCTATATGGCTAAGCAAATGTTGGCAGATGAAGGCATTCATATTCCAATGGTAACTACACTCCATGGTACCGATATTACTTTAGTGGGAAATCATCCATTTTACAAACCAGCAGTGAGTTTCAGTATTAATAAATCAGATATTGTTACTAGTGTTTCTCAAAGTTTAAAAGAAGACACCTATCGATTGTTTGATATAAAAAAAGAAATTGAAGTTATTCCAAATTTCATTGAGCTCAACAAAGAAAAATTAAAAGAAAATATTCCGTGTCATCGTTCTTTAATGGCAAATGAAGAGGAGAAAATAATTACGCATATTTCAAACTTTAGAAAAGTAAAACGAATAGAAGATGTTGTACGAATCTTTAATGAAGTTCAAAAAGAAGTACCCTCAAAATTAATGATGGTTGGTGAAGGACCAGAAAAAGAAGGAGCTGAACTTTTGTGTGAACAGTTAGGTATTCAAAACAAAGTGATTTTCTTTGGAAATAGTAATGAAATTGATAAAATTTTGTGTTTTTCAGATTTATTTTTATTGCCATCTGAAACAGAAAGTTTTGGTTTAGCAGCTCTAGAAGCAATGGCTTGTGGAGTTCCAGTAATTTCCAGTAATTCTGGTGGTTTACCTGAAGTTAATAAAGATGGTTTTTCGGGATATTTAAGCAATGTTGGAGATGTAACTAAAATGAGTAGCGATGCTATTTCACTATTAAAAGATGAAAATCAATTATCTCAATTTAAAGAAAATGCTCTGGCAACAGCTAAACTTTTTGATATTCATACTATTTTACCTCTTTATGAAGAGATTTATTTTAAAGCATTAAATTCAAAATAATGATTAAATTTTTACCATTCCTACTTTTATTTATTTCTTGTAGTGTAAAAAAAGAAGTAACGGATACTTCTTATTCAATCATTTTTAATAGTGAATTTGGAGGAACTGAGCAACCGGGTCATTTAATTATTGTAGATAATGAATCCTATATTCAATTTATAGATTCGTTAAAATTAGATGAGTCACAATATGCTAATTTCTTACAGGTAGATTTTAAGCAACATAATGTAATTGTATTGTTTCAAGGTCAAAAAAACTATGGAGGTTACCAAATAAGTATAGCTTCAATTACTAATGATAATCAAACAGTAGTGGTTAAGAAAAAAGAAACAGGACCTAAAAAAGGTGAATATGCCACCACGGTTATAACAGCGCCATATTGTATTGCTTTAATTCCAAAATCTAAAACTACAATTGTAGAATAAAAAAATCGCCTTAATGAAATTTCATTAAGGCGATTTAATTTTTATAGTATCAATTATTAATTGAATTTATAACGAATTCCTAGAGCAATATCTGGACCAAATCCATCTCTGAAATCAGCATAATCTCCACCAAAATAAATTTCTGGTCTAAAATCTAGAGATAACTGTAAAGGAATTTCAGAAAAATTGTACTCAATTCCAATATCTCCAGCTCCTAGAATAAAACTTCCACTTGCTTTTTCTCCGTTTGCATTAAAGCTCCAGCTACCAACACCTCCACCAACACCAGCATACCAATTAAAACCACCATCAATGTTCCATACCCATTGGTATAAACCTACGATTTTAAAAGCATCAACATCTTTACTGTTTCTCCATCCTAAATCAACTTCTAAACGATTATTAGAACCTAATCCTCTTTGATATGAAATTTCACCACCAAAACCATCGTTGTCTCCTAAACGTAAACCTAATGCATTTTTTGAAATGTCTTGTGCCTGAGCGCTAAATGCTAAACCTAATAGCATAAAAGCAGATAAAATTAATTTCTTCATATAATATGTTTTTACAAATATAGCTATTTACTACAATAATTGTGCTAGATTTTATTAATCGATTTTGTTTAACTTCATTAATTAATTTCATAAAGATCTAAATATTCATCTTGAAATTGGGTATCTGTTTCTTGTATAGATAGTTCTGTAGCAATTAAACTATTTACGCTATATGATGTAACAGTATGCGTATGAACAACTCCAATACCATCAGATAAATACATTGTAGCAACTAATACATCTTGAGGAGCTAATGCTGTGATAGTTTGAGATGATCCTAATACAGTAATTTCGGTAGTAATATTAAGATTCAGTTTTATTTTAGTAGATTTTACATCGGTGTAAACAGTTCCATCTGGAGAAGTAAACGAAGCCAATGTTTCGCCTCCATAAGTTTGAAGAGAATAATTAATGGCTAAAGGATAACCATTGATAGTTTCGTTAATAGTTCCCGTTTTTGGAGTAGCATTTAACGTTTGATTGTTAGAGGCATTTTTGTCAAAAATCACAAAATCATCTAATGATAAATCAATAGTAAAAGGAAAAGTTTGATTAGCTGCAATTGCTAAATCACCAGTTAAAAGAAGCTTTCCGTTTGCCTCTCTAACTTTATTGTTTCTTAAAGCAGAAGAGTAAAATCCAGTTGCAACATCATCTCTAGTTTTAAAAATTTTATAGGTTGAGTTATTAATTGTAGTTTCACTATCAATAAAAAGCGAATCTCTTGTAGTATTTCCTTGTGAAACAACATCATATGTCCAGTAGCTTCCTAAAGTTAAAGGTGTTGAAAAATTACTGGTATTTCCGGTACTTTCATTGTCATTTGAGCAAGAAAAAAGTAAAAATGCAACTAAAATTGCAAAGTAGGAGTTTGAAATTTTCATTATTTTATGTTATAAATGATTTGCTAATATAAAAAAAGAAATTATTAAATATTTAATTTATTGAAACTAATGTGTAATAATGAATAAAGTGCTAAATTTGTTTATATAACATAATTTAAATACATATTAGCTAATATGGCTGGAAACACCTTTGGAAAATTATTAAAATTAACCACTTTTGGAGAATCTCATGGTGAAGCATTAGGAGGAATAATTGATGGTTGTCCTTCTGGAATTGTTTTGGATTTTGAAAGAATTCAGAAAGAATTGAGTCGAAGAAAGCCTGGACAGTCTTCAATAGTTACGCAAAGAAAAGAAGATGATGAAGTGCAGTTTCTATCAGGTATTTTTGAAGGAAAAACAACGGGTACTCCTATTAGTTTTATTATTCCTAACACCAATCAAAAGTCAGATGATTATTCTCATATAAAAGATACATTTCGTCCAAGCCATGCTGATTATGTTTATGAACAAAAATATGGCATTAGAGATTATAGAGGTGGAGGAAGAAGTTCAGCGCGTGAAACTGCTAGTAGAGTAGTAGGTGGTGCAATTGCAAAACAGATAATTTCTAACATTAAAATAAATGCCTATGTGTCTTCGGTTGGTGATTTGTTTTTAGAGAAACCTTATCAACATTTGGATTTCGCAAAAATTGAAAGTAATGCTGTTCGATGTCCTGATGAGGCTACAGCAGAAAAAATGGAAAACCTTATCAAAACAATAAAAAAACAAGGTGACACAATTGGAGGAACAATAACATGTGTAATTCAAAATGTTCCAATAGGTTTAGGCGAACCCGTTTTTGATAAATTACATGCTGAGTTAGGTAAAGCAATGCTGTCTATAAATGCGGTAAAAGGTTTTGAATTTGGAAGTGGATTTTGTGGTGCACGAATGAAAGGAAGTGAACATAATGATTTGTATAACGAAAATGGTACTACAAGAACAAATCTTTCGGGAGGAATTCAAGGAGGAATTTCAAACGGAATGGATATTTATTTTAGAGTGGCATTTAAGCCTGTAGCAACCTTGTTACAAAAACAAGAAGTGTTAACTAATACTAATGAAATAATAGAACAGCAAGGAAAAGGGCGTCATGATC
It encodes the following:
- a CDS encoding glycoside hydrolase family 3 N-terminal domain-containing protein encodes the protein MRYLYLLLCGIAALNIAFSQNNTHQFKSSKLEQQVWVDSVYNQFSFEEKVGQLFMVAAYSNKDEAHNKSIDKLVEDYKIGGLIFFQGGPVRQAKLTNRYQAKAKVPLFIGIDAEWGLSMRLDSTYRYPWNMTLGAIQDMKLIEKTGNQMGKQSKRMGIHFNFAPVVDINTNPKNPIIGNRSFGETKENVTERALALMKGLQDEGVYATAKHFPGHGDTSTDSHHTLPVVNFDKNRINEVELYPYKELIKNGLTSIMVAHLNVPSLEPRANYPTSISYPVVTDILKKQLQFEGLIFTDALNMKGASNFKKPGDIDLEAFLAGNDVLLFAENVPVAVKKFKEAYDKGTITEERLMYSVKKILSYKYKANLNQYQPINLDNLYQDLNAVEYDALNYKLYENAVTVIKNHDKLVPVRDIEKEKIAYIKLGNDASDTFLTHLRNYASISEITNKNLDSVLVQLQDYTKVIIGYHKADGAWKNHNFSFKEMLWINQISKQNDVILTCFTKPYSLTNLKNFEDIETIIVAYQNNPIAQTIAPQIIFGSMGAKGKLPVSIDDEFKVNEGIETLEIKRLGFTIPENVGMNSKVLTKIDSIANYAISRKMTPGIQVVVARKGKVIYQKSFGNHTYESNQKVSNTDVYDIASLTKIIATLPNVMKEFDQGHLTLETKLKNMLPIAKNSNKANATILDMLTHQARFQPWIPFYKATLDSLNRPSTHFYRSEFSEEFPTPVANKLFLIKDYNDTIVKTIIDSDLLPKKQYKYSDFSFILFKEYLEFHNKKTLDELAHTNFFAPLGANSIMYNPLRKININHIVPTENDTYFRHQLIQGHVHDMAAAMQGGISGHAGLFANALDVAKMMQMYLQKGTYGGKTYISENTINTFNTCYFCKDGNRRGVGFDKPQLGNEGPTCGCVSLTSFGHTGFTGTMTWADPEKEIVYVFLSNRTFPDSNASNKLSKENIRENIQKVIYEAIVE
- a CDS encoding DUF1801 domain-containing protein; its protein translation is MTSKAVTVEQYINEAPEDRREALQKLRHIILENLPEGFQEGIGYGMIGYFVPHSIYPAGYHCTPELPLPFMSFASQKNSINFYHMGIYANPELYDWFVTEYPKHSKQKLDIGKSCLRIKKPENIPFELIGELVKKVTVADWIATYEAAFKK
- the bshA gene encoding N-acetyl-alpha-D-glucosaminyl L-malate synthase BshA, which produces MKIAIVCYPTFGGSGVVATELGLELAKRGHDIHFITYSQPVRLALLNPNVHYHEVHVPEYPLFHYQPYELALSSKLVDMVKLYKIDVLHVHYAIPHAYAGYMAKQMLADEGIHIPMVTTLHGTDITLVGNHPFYKPAVSFSINKSDIVTSVSQSLKEDTYRLFDIKKEIEVIPNFIELNKEKLKENIPCHRSLMANEEEKIITHISNFRKVKRIEDVVRIFNEVQKEVPSKLMMVGEGPEKEGAELLCEQLGIQNKVIFFGNSNEIDKILCFSDLFLLPSETESFGLAALEAMACGVPVISSNSGGLPEVNKDGFSGYLSNVGDVTKMSSDAISLLKDENQLSQFKENALATAKLFDIHTILPLYEEIYFKALNSK
- a CDS encoding protease complex subunit PrcB family protein, whose protein sequence is MIKFLPFLLLFISCSVKKEVTDTSYSIIFNSEFGGTEQPGHLIIVDNESYIQFIDSLKLDESQYANFLQVDFKQHNVIVLFQGQKNYGGYQISIASITNDNQTVVVKKKETGPKKGEYATTVITAPYCIALIPKSKTTIVE
- the aroC gene encoding chorismate synthase, which translates into the protein MAGNTFGKLLKLTTFGESHGEALGGIIDGCPSGIVLDFERIQKELSRRKPGQSSIVTQRKEDDEVQFLSGIFEGKTTGTPISFIIPNTNQKSDDYSHIKDTFRPSHADYVYEQKYGIRDYRGGGRSSARETASRVVGGAIAKQIISNIKINAYVSSVGDLFLEKPYQHLDFAKIESNAVRCPDEATAEKMENLIKTIKKQGDTIGGTITCVIQNVPIGLGEPVFDKLHAELGKAMLSINAVKGFEFGSGFCGARMKGSEHNDLYNENGTTRTNLSGGIQGGISNGMDIYFRVAFKPVATLLQKQEVLTNTNEIIEQQGKGRHDPCVVPRAVPIVEAMAALVIADYFLLNKIYS